Proteins encoded in a region of the Carassius gibelio isolate Cgi1373 ecotype wild population from Czech Republic chromosome B5, carGib1.2-hapl.c, whole genome shotgun sequence genome:
- the mtif3 gene encoding translation initiation factor IF-3, mitochondrial, which produces MSLGFLRFVLSQALSPCPLRPVSLVASRLARSPSTLRPACSCHFSTDTEGGSTSVSDFQKETKKSDPRARVTFASVGRKIGQRHIQLLGEDGEELGTMHRADVIRLMDETGLRLVAINDDCDPPLYRLMKGKQIHEEQMKLRDTQKAKKGPVQSKELIFSSDISLHDLDTKLRQVVSWLEKNNHVRLTIRARTDGGTPLDKVLTQMVERISVPVGFVSKPSVVRGGRAAMCVLRLASAKELQKRAETSNKNLKHDSETPASLHNSNDFKQQ; this is translated from the exons ATGTCTCTGGGATTCCTGAGGTTTGTTTTGAGTCAGGCACTAAGCCCCTGTCCTCTTCGACCCGTCAGCCTGGTTGCCTCACGTCTGGCAAGGAGCCCATCAACCCTCAGGCCAGCATGTTCTTGCCACTTCTCCACAGACACTGAGGGCGGGAGCACCAGTGTGTCCGATTTCCAGAAGGAAACTAAAAAGTCGGACCCGAGAGCACGAGTCACTTTTGCCAGCGTGGGTAGGAAGATTGGCCAGCGTCATATACAGTTATTGGGTGAGGATGGAGAGGAATTGGGTACAATGCACCGTGCTGATGTGATACGACTGATGGACGAAACAGGGCTGCGGCTTGTTGCCATAAATGATGATTGTGATCCTCCATTATACAGACTGATGAAAGGGAAACAGATCCATGAAGAGCAGATGAAACTTCGAGACACACAGAAAGCCAAGAAAG GGCCTGTCCAATCAAAGGAGCTCATTTTTTCCTCCGATATATCCCTTCATGACTTGGACACTAAACTGCGGCAAGTTGTCAGTTGGCTGGAAAAAAACAACCACGTCAGACTCACCATCAGAGCAAGAACTGACGGTGGCACACCACTG GACAAAGTCTTAACACAGATGGTGGAGAGGATATCAGTGCCTGTTGGCTTTGTATCAAAACCTTCGGTGGTTCGTGGTGGTCGTGCTGCCATGTGTGTCCTTCGGCTTGCTTCTGCTAAAGAATTGCAGAAAAGAGCAGAGACTTCGAACAAGAATTTAAAACATGACTCAGAGACCCCAGCATCTCTTCATAACTCAAATGACttcaaacaacaataa